AAGGCCGAGAGTTGCGGCCCCCGCCGCGTCTCGTCCCAGTAGTCGTCCAGCCCGCTTTCCCCGATGCCGACCACACGGGGGTGGAGGGCCAGGGCTTCGAGGTCGGTGCGGGCGTCGGGGCTGTCATCTTCTGTACTCGTCGGGTGCAGGCCCACGGTGGCCCACACGTCGGGGAACTGTTCGGCGAGCGCCACTGCCTTTCGTGCGTGCTCCGGCCCCGCGCCGATGCAGACCATCCCGGTCAGGCCGAGTTCCCCCCGCGCCGAGGCCGGGTCGTCGAGGTAATCGAGGTGGCAGTGGGTGTCGATCATGGGGAAGAGGGTACGCGCTGGGGGCCAACCGGAACCTCGCCGCCCGTCACCCCGTACCCTGGCCTATGGAATACCGCCTCTTTCCCGAAGTGACCGAGGAACGCACCGCCGCTGGCCTGAAGTTTCAGGTCGTGGAGTACGAGGCGCGGCCCGCCTACCCGCCGCTGGAGGGCTACCTGGAGCCGGTCAACCGCCCTGGCCGCTCGCGGCAACTCGCGATTCACACCGACGGGTCGGGGGCCGTCACTCTGGAGCCGGGCGCCCTGCAATACCTGCGCGGCGAGATCGAGATGGAGGCGACCCGCAGCGGGGGCAGTGGCCTCGGCGGCTTCCTGCGCGGGGCGGTCTCGTCGGTAGGAAGCGGCGAGGGCCTCTACAAGACCGCCTACCGGGGCGCGGGCGTGATCTACACCGAACCCACCGGGCTGCACTTTCTGCTGGACGAACTGACCGGCGAGGACCTGATCGTGGACGACGGCGCCTTTGTCGCCTGCGCGGGCGACATCACCGTGGGGCGGCACGTCAACGCCGGATTCGCGGCGGCGGTCGGCAGTGGCGAGGGCCGGGTGCAGCCCAAGTTGTCGGGCCGGGGCCTGTTCGCCCTGCAAAGCCCCGTGCCGCCTGCCGAGTTCCAGATCGTCGACCTCCGGAACGAGACGCTGAAGGTGGACGGCAACCTCGTGCTGGCGTACACGGGCGGCCTGACCTTCAGCGTGGAGCGCAGCAGCCGGGGCCTGATCGGCAGCGGGCGCACGGGCGAGGGCTTCGTGCAGGCGTACCGGGGCACCGGGCGGGTGTGGCTCTCGCCCACGCTGCCGCTGCACCGCCCGGCGCTGCCGTCCGTCCTGTCTGGATAAAGCAGGACAGGAGCCGTGGGCTGTGGCGGACACCCACAGCCCACCTGCACTGTTCCTCACCCCCGTCAGGGGAATGCCACCACTCTCATGAGGGGGGGGCGCTAAAGTGCGCCCGTGCTGAGAACCGGGGTGTATGCGCTCGTGGCGCTGGCGGTGTTCGCGCTGGTGTTCTCGCGGACGCCGCCCTCGCAGGCGGGGCCGGACACCGGAGCGCGGCTGAGTGATGTTCAGCTCAGCCTCTACCCGGCCCGCGATCCGGGAGCGGTGTGGCGCTTTTCGGCCGAGCGGGTGGTCAGTGACCCCCTGCGCGGGGAGACGCGGCTGACCGGCCTCGCGGACGGCGGGCGCTGGCTCAGGCCCCAGGGCGGAGGCGCCCCGGTGCTCGACGCCACGCTGGACGCCCCGGACCTCACCATCGACACGCAGGACAACCTGCTGACCCGTCAGGCCCAGGTCACCCTGGTGCAGCAGTGTGCTGATATCGACCTGCGCGGCACGCGCGAGCGGCCCGTGCGGGTGGAGCAGGGGTCGGGGTTCAGTGCGCCCGTCGCCCAGGTGGACTCGCCGTCCCTGGTGGCCCGGTTGACAAACCTGCGGATGACCTTCGACTTCCAGATCGAGGAAGCGGGCGAGGATTCCACCTTTGAAGGGGACCTCG
This portion of the Deinococcus terrestris genome encodes:
- a CDS encoding AIM24 family protein, giving the protein MEYRLFPEVTEERTAAGLKFQVVEYEARPAYPPLEGYLEPVNRPGRSRQLAIHTDGSGAVTLEPGALQYLRGEIEMEATRSGGSGLGGFLRGAVSSVGSGEGLYKTAYRGAGVIYTEPTGLHFLLDELTGEDLIVDDGAFVACAGDITVGRHVNAGFAAAVGSGEGRVQPKLSGRGLFALQSPVPPAEFQIVDLRNETLKVDGNLVLAYTGGLTFSVERSSRGLIGSGRTGEGFVQAYRGTGRVWLSPTLPLHRPALPSVLSG